The Aeoliella mucimassa genome includes the window GTTGTACGACACCGATGCGGATGATACGTTCGTCTGCTGGTGGAACCGAGCCATCATGGCCGGCGACGGTTACCATAACGATACCCGCGGGTTCACCAGAAGTCTCGCCTATGCGACTGGTGGATACGACGAAGCCATCTTCTACGACACCGCAGGCAACGATACCTACGTTTCCTGGTCGAACCGTGCCATCTTGACTGGCGACGGGTATTACAACGATTCGCGCGGCTTCGAACGCACCAAAGCGATTGGTAGCACCGGTACCGATAAAGCCATTTTCTACGACACCACAGGCGACGACAACTATATTGGCCGCGAAGGCCAAGGCACCATGATGGGGGCCAACTACCGGAACGATGCGATTGGTTTCGATACGTTCGAAGCCTATGCTACGAGCGGTACCGACAATGCTACGTTCTACGATTCGGCCGGCGACGACATCTTCAATGGTTACTCGAACCGGGCCAAGATGTGGGGAGCGGGATACTTCCACACGTCCAATGGCTTTGACCGAACCGTGGCGTTTGCCACCACTGGGTACGATCAGGCTACGTTCTTCGATTCCAGTGGCAACGATTCGTATGTGACTTGGAGCAACCGGGCACTGATGGCAGGTGCCGGCTATTTTAACGATACCCGTGGGTTCGATAAGACCACTGCGTTTGCCACTACTGGTTACGATACGGCCACCTACTACGATGGAACCGGCGACGATATGTATGTCGCCTGGTCGGACCGTGCTTTGATATCCGGTAACGGATTCTACCACGATGGTCGTGGTTTCGACCGCGTTTCGGCCGTTGCCTCCAATGGTGGCAACGATCGCGCCATTCTACATGATTCGGCAGGCGACGACGACGTGTTTGCCAAGGTTTGGGGCGCCTACATGACCAATGGCACCTACTACAACGAGGCCCGAGGGTTCGAACGTGTCGACGCCTATCGAGATCTCGGTGGCAACGACGATGCGACGGTCGACTCCATCGACTATCTATTCAGCTTGATTGGCGACTGGACCTAGGCAGCCAGTCGTTTAGTCGAAGGTTGTTGTTGAAGCAGTGCGGCGAGTTTGGCTGCCACGGTTTCCACATCCAAGCCGTGGAACTCTCGCAGATAGTCTTGGTTGCCCACTTCGGTGATGTACTCCGAAGGTAAGCCGATACGCTGGAACTTGACGCCGGGCACGCAGGCCTCACACAGCACCTCGGCAACCGCACCACCCAACCCACCGAGAATACTGTGTTCTTCAAGGGTGACGATGGTGCCAGTCTCTTCCGCGGCCTTCACGACCGCATCGCTGTCGAGCGGTTTGATGGTGTGCATGCTCAGCACGCGCACCTTCAGTCCGTGAGTCTCGGTAAGTTGATCAGCGGCCGAGGCTGCCGTGGCCAGCATGGCACCAGTTGCGATAATCGTAGCGTCGTTTCCATCGCGAGTGGTGAGCGCCTTGCCGAGTTGCCAGTCGATGGGACCCGTGTGAACCATCGGCTCACCCGCCCGACCGAGTCGAAGATAGGTAGGGCCAATTCCTGAGCCCACCTTCTTGGTGGCCGCCGAGGTTTCGGCGGGGTCACCAGGGGCGACAACTTTCATGTTCGGTAGCGAACGTAGAATGGCAATGTCTTCCGTCGCGTGGTGTGTCATACCGAACGCGCCGTAGCTCATGCCGCCACCCACCGCGACCACCACTACGTTAGCGTTGTGATACGCAGCGTCGTTACGGATTTGCTCGAGCGGCCGAAGCGTCGGGAAGTTGGCAATCGAGTAAGTGAACACAATGCGGCCCGATAGTGCCATACCGGTGGCCAAGCCGGTCATGTTCTGCTCTGCGACACCAGCGTTGACGAACTGATTGGGAAATCGCTCGGCGAACTTCTGGACCACGCCGAAGCCAAGATCACCTGTCACCAGAGTCACTCGGGGATCGGCCGCGGCCATTTCGGTGAGTGTGTCGATAAAGGTGGTTCTCATGCTACTTCTCCCAATTGTGCGAGTGCCGCGGTGTATTCCTCGCCGCGAGGGGTGCGATAGTGCCAGAGTAGTTGGTCTTCCATAAAGTCGACCCCTTTGCCTTTCACCGTGTGGGCGATCACACAGGTCGGCTTGCCAGTGATTTGGGGAATGGCCTGCAGTGCGGAGGTCAACTCGTCAATCGAGTGGCCATCGACTTCCACCACATGCCAGCCAAAGGCGACCCACTTGTCGGTAAATGGTTCGAGCGGCAGCACGTCGTCAACATGACCGAGACTTTGAATCTTGTTGTAGTCAATGATAGCTATCAGATTGTCCAGCTGATGGTGTGGAGCAAACATGGCGGCTTCCCAGTTGGAGCCCTCGTCGCATTCGCCATCGCTGAGCACGCAGTACACTCGGTAAGGATCCTTATCGCGCCGGGCGGCCAAGGCCATGCCGGTTGCAATCGGCAATCCATGTCCAAGCGATCCGGTCGAGACTTCAATGCCCGGAATGCCTTTGGCAGTCGCGTGTCCAGGAAGTCGCCCACCGTTCTGGAAGAAGCTTTCGAGCCACTCCATGGGAAAGAATCCACACTCAGCAAGCACCGAGTAGAGAGCCCCGCACGCGTGGCCTTTGCTTAGCACAAAGCGATCGCGATCGTCGGCTTCTGGATCTTCAGGGCGGACGTTCATGATCCGGCCGTAGAGCACCGAGAGAATCTCGGCCATCGAAAACGAGCTACCTACATGGCAACTTCCAGCACGGTTTGCCATTTTCACCGCGTGCACACGAATGCGACGTGCCAATTCGGTGAGTTCTTCATTGGTTTTCATCAGG containing:
- a CDS encoding transketolase, which produces MKTNEELTELARRIRVHAVKMANRAGSCHVGSSFSMAEILSVLYGRIMNVRPEDPEADDRDRFVLSKGHACGALYSVLAECGFFPMEWLESFFQNGGRLPGHATAKGIPGIEVSTGSLGHGLPIATGMALAARRDKDPYRVYCVLSDGECDEGSNWEAAMFAPHHQLDNLIAIIDYNKIQSLGHVDDVLPLEPFTDKWVAFGWHVVEVDGHSIDELTSALQAIPQITGKPTCVIAHTVKGKGVDFMEDQLLWHYRTPRGEEYTAALAQLGEVA
- a CDS encoding transketolase family protein, whose translation is MRTTFIDTLTEMAAADPRVTLVTGDLGFGVVQKFAERFPNQFVNAGVAEQNMTGLATGMALSGRIVFTYSIANFPTLRPLEQIRNDAAYHNANVVVVAVGGGMSYGAFGMTHHATEDIAILRSLPNMKVVAPGDPAETSAATKKVGSGIGPTYLRLGRAGEPMVHTGPIDWQLGKALTTRDGNDATIIATGAMLATAASAADQLTETHGLKVRVLSMHTIKPLDSDAVVKAAEETGTIVTLEEHSILGGLGGAVAEVLCEACVPGVKFQRIGLPSEYITEVGNQDYLREFHGLDVETVAAKLAALLQQQPSTKRLAA